From Meles meles chromosome 5, mMelMel3.1 paternal haplotype, whole genome shotgun sequence, one genomic window encodes:
- the FRS3 gene encoding fibroblast growth factor receptor substrate 3, with protein MGSCCSCLNRDSVPDNHPTKFKVTNVDDEGVELGSGVMELTQSELVLHLQRREAVRWPYLCLRRYGYDSNLFSFESGRRCQTGQGIFAFKCSRAEEIFNLLQDLMQCNSINVMEEPVIVTRNSHPAELSLPRTPQPANALGYTVSSFSNGFLGCPGEGPRFSAPRRPSTSSLRHPSLGEESTHALIAPDEQSHTYVNTPASEDDHRRSRHCLQPLPEGQAPCPPQPGGPDPRDPQVFLQQGQVKFVLGPTPARRHMMKCQGLWPSLHDAPPNDNNNEGASECPAQPKCTYENVSAGLRPGAGWRLSTEEPGWNGLAHRRAALLHYENLPSLPPVWESHGQQLGEEAGDDGDSRDGLTPSSNGFPDGEEDETPLQKPTSTRAALRSHGSFPVPLTCRRGSPRVFNFDFRRPGPEPPRQLNYIQVELKGWGGDRPKGPQNPSFPRAPVPTTHPARSSDSYAVIDLKKTVAMSNLQRALPRDDGTARKTRHNSTDLPL; from the exons ATGGGGAGCTGCTGCAGCTGCCTGAACAGAGACAGCGTCCCAGACAACCACCCCACCAAGTTCAAG GTGACGAATGTGGATGACGAGGGGGTGGAACTGGGCTCCGGGGTCATGGAGCTGACGCAGAGCGAGCTGGTGCTGCACCTGCAGCGGCGCGAGGCTGTCCGCTGGCCCTACCTCTGCCTGCGGCGCTACGGCTACGACTCCAACCTCTTCTCTTTCGAGAGTGGCCGCCGCTGTCAGACGGGCCAGG GGATATTTGCCTTCAAGTGCTCCCGGGCTGAGGAGATCTTCAACCTGCTTCAGGATCTGATGCAGTGCAACAGCATCAACGTGATGGAGGAGCCGGTCATCGTCACCCGCAACAGCCACCCAGCTGAGCTCAGCCTCCCTCGGACCCCCCAGCCTGCCAATG CTCTAGGCTACACTGTCTCCAGCTTCTCCAATGGCTTCCTTGGCTGCCCAGGAGAGGGCCCGAGATTCTCAGCACCCCGGCGCCCCTCGACGAGCAGCCTGCGACACCCTTCGCTTGGGGAAGAGTCTACTCATGCCCTCATTGCCCCTGATGAGCAG TCCCACACCTACGTCAACACGCCAGCCAGTGAGGATGACCACCGCCGGAGCCGGCATTGCCTGCAGCCCCTGCCCGAGGGCCAGGCGCCCTGTCCCCCACAGCCTGGGGGCCCTGACCCCCGGGACCCCCAGGTGTTCCTGCAGCAGGGCCAGGTGAAGTTCGTGCTGGGCCCCACCCCCGCTCGGCGGCACATGATGAAGTGCCAGGGCCTCTGGCCCAGCCTGCATGACGCCCCCCCCAACGACAACAACAACGAGGGCGCTTCTGAGTGCCCGGCTCAGCCCAAGTGCACCTATGAGAATGTCAGCGCGGGGCTGCGGCCGGGGGCTGGCTGGAGACTGAGCACGGAGGAGCCAGGCTGGAATGGCCTTGCCCACCGCCGGGCTGCCCTGCTGCACTATGAGaacctgccctccctgccccccgtGTGGGAGAGCCATGGCCAAcagctgggggaggaggctggggatgACGGAGACTCGAGGGACGGGCTCACTCCCTCCTCCAATGGCTTCCCTGATGGTGAGGAGGACGAGACCCCACTTCAGAAGCCCACCAGCACCCGGGCTGCCCTCCGTAGCCATGGCAGCTTTCCTGTGCCACTGACCTGCCGCCGAGGCTCCCCGAGGGTCTTCAACTTTGATTTCCGCCGGCCGGGCCCCGAGCCCCCCAGGCAGCTCAACTACATCCAGGTGGAGCTGAAGGGCTGGGGTGGAGACCGCCCCAAGGGGCCCCAGAACCCCTCGTTTCCCCGAGCCCCGGTGCCCACCACCCACCCCGCCCGCAGCTCAGACTCCTACGCCGTGATTGACCTCAAAAAGACCGTGGCCATGTCCAACCTGCAGAGGGCGCTGCCACGAGACGATGGCACTGCCAGGAAAACCCGGCACAACAGCACCGACTTGCCTCTGTAG
- the PGC gene encoding gastricsin: MEWMVVAWVSFQLLEAAVVKVPLRKLEPIRATMKEKGLLGEFLRTHKNDPAQKYHVGDLGMVYEPLAYLDSLYLGEIAIGTPPQNFLVLFDTGSSSLWVPSVQCQSQACATHSCFNPNMSSTYSSHGQTFSVQYGSGSLRGTYGYDTLRVQSAQVPSQQFGLSEHEPSPYFLQLKFDGIMGLAYPALAEGRSATALQGLLQAGLLSSPVFSFYLGRGMSSQNGAVLIFGGIDHSLHSGPIYWAPVTQERYWQIGIEEFLIGGHATGWCSQGCQAIVDTGTSPLTIPQQYLSALLQATGAQADQYGQFTVDCNNIQNLPTLTFLISGVHFSLPYHSYIFKGNGVCTIGVQATYLPSSSGQSLWILGGVFLRSYYSIFDIGNNRVGFAAAA, translated from the exons ATGGAGTGGATGGTAGTGGCCTGGGTCAGCTTCCAGCTCTTGGAGGCAGCAGTTGTCAA AGTCCCCCTGAGGAAATTAGAGCCTATCCGTGCAACCATGAAGGAGAAGGGCTTACTGGGGGAGTTCCTGAGGACCCACAAGAATGACCCTGCCCAGAAGTACCACGTTGGTGACCTCGGTATGGTCTACGAACCCCTGGCCTATCTGGAT AGTCTGTACCTTGGGGAAATCGCCATCGGGACCCCACCGCAGAACTTTCTGGTCCTTTTTGATACCGGATCCTCCAGCCTGTGGGTGCCCTCAGTCCAGTGCCAGAGCCAGGCCTGTG CCACTCACTCCTGCTTCAACCCCAACATGTCATCGACTTACTCCAGCCATGGGCAGACCTTCTCCGTGCAGTATGGCAGTGGCAGCCTCCGTGGCACCTACGGCTATGACACTCTGAGG GTCCAGAGTGCTCAGGTCCCCAGCCAGCAGTTTGGCCTGAGTGAGCACGAGCCAAGTCCCTATTTCCTCCAGCTCAAGTTTGATGGCATCATGGGCCTGGCCTACCCAGCCCTGGCAGAGGGTAGGAGTGCCACAGCTCTGCAGGGCCTGCTGCAGGCTGGCCTCCTCTCCAGCCCGGTCTTCAGCTTCTACCTGGGCAG AGGTATGAGCTCTCAGAATGGAGCAGTTCTCATATTTGGAGGGATAGACCACAGCCTGCACAGTGGACCAATCTACTGGGCCCCCGTCACCCAAGAGCGCTACTGGCAGATTGGCATTGAGGA GTTCCTTATTGGTGGCCATGCCACGGGCTGGTGCTCCCAGGGCTGCCAGGCCATTGTGGACACAGGCACATCTCCGCTCACCATACCCCAGCAGTACCTGAGCGCCCTTCTGCAGGCTACAGGGGCCCAGGCCGACCAGTATGGACAG TTTACCGTGGACTGTAACAACATCCAGAACCTACCCACCTTGACCTTCCTCATCAGTGGTGTGCATTTCTCCCTGCCCTACCACTCCTACATCTTCAAA GGAAATGGCGTTTGCACCATTGGGGTCCAGGCCACCTACCTGCCCTCCAGCAGTGGCCAGTCCCTGTGGATCCTCGGAGGCGTCTTCCTCAGGTCCTACTATTCCATCTTTGACATTGGCAACAACAGGGTGGGCTTTGCCGCTGCCGCCTAG